A part of Setaria viridis chromosome 8, Setaria_viridis_v4.0, whole genome shotgun sequence genomic DNA contains:
- the LOC117833730 gene encoding senescence-specific cysteine protease SAG39, which produces MASYIGGNNPRITLALMLLAVITMMDHIFIEAEARDMSAGGYSEEAMKARHHKWMAEHGRTYNDEAEKADRFQVFKENAAFVDRSNAAGGKKYRLAVNKFADMTNDEFLAIYTGFKPVPTGTKKMPGFKYDNFTLSGDQQAVDWRKKGAVTGVKNQGTCGCCWAFSAVAAVEGIHQITTGNLVSLSEQQVLDCSNGNNGCNGGLMDNAFQYIINNGGLTTDDAYTYTAEQGMCQSVQPTVMISGYQDVPSNDEDALATAVANQPVSVAVDAHNFQFYSGGIMTGESCGNNLNHAVTAVGYGTAEDGSQYWLLKNQWGQNWGEGGYMRLEKGTGACGVAKQASYPVAN; this is translated from the exons ATGGCGTCCTACATTGGTGGTAACAATCCCCGCATCACGTTAGCCTTGATGCTTCTTGCTGTGATCACCATGATGGACCACATCTTCATCGAGGCTGAGGCCCGAGACATGTCGGCTGGTGGCTACAGCGAGGAGGCCATGAAGGCGAGGCACCATAAGTGGATGGCGGAGCATGGCCGCACCTACAACGACGAGGCAGAGAAGGCGGACAGGTTCCAGGTATTCAAGGAGAATGCCGCTTTTGTTGACAGGTCCAATGCCGCAGGTGGCAAGAAGTATCGCTTGGCGGTAAACAAGTTCGCCGACATGACCAATGATGAATTCTTGGCCATTTACACTGGCTTCAAGCCAGTGCCTACCGGGACCAAGAAGATGCCTGGTTTCAAGTACGACAATTTTACACTGTCAGGTGACCAGCAGGCAGTTGACTGGAGGAAGAAAGGGGCTGTCACCGGTGTCAAGAACCAGGGCACATGTG GTTGTTGCTGGGCGTTTTCTGCGGTTGCAGCGGTGGAGGGCATCCATCAGATCACGACCGGCAATCTGGTCTCACTGTCGGAGCAGCAGGTGCTTGACTGCTCCAACGGAAACAACGGCTGCAACGGCGGTTTAATGGACAACGCCTTCCAGTATATCATCAACAACGGTGGCCTTACCACTGACGATGCCTATACTTACACCGCCGAACAGGGCATGTGCCAGTCCGTCCAGCCCACGGTCATGATCAGCGGCTACCAGGACGTACCCAGCAACGACGAGGATGCACTGGCCACGGCCGTTGCCAACCAGCCTGTATCTGTGGCTGTCGACGCGCACAACTTCCAGTTCTACAGTGGTGGAATAATGACCGGAGAAAGCTGCGGCAACAACTTGAACCATGCGGTGACGGCGGTTGGGTATGGCACGGCGGAGGATGGGAGCCAGTACTGGCTGCTCAAAAACCAGTGGGGACAGAACTGGGGTGAAGGAGGATACATGAGGCTCGAGAAGGGCACTGGCGCCTGCGGGGTTGCCAAGCAAGCTTCCTACCCGGTGGCCAATTGA